The Apium graveolens cultivar Ventura chromosome 11, ASM990537v1, whole genome shotgun sequence genome has a window encoding:
- the LOC141697379 gene encoding actin-depolymerizing factor 2 produces MANAASGMAVHDDCKLKFLDLKTKRTFRFVVFKIEEKQKQVIVEKLGEPSEGYEEFTACLPADECRYAVYDYDFLTPENVPKSRIFFVAWSPDTARVRSKMIYASSKDRFKRELDGIQIELQATDPTEMGLDVFKSRAG; encoded by the exons ATG GCTAATGCGGCATCGGGGATGGCTGTGCATGATGACTGCAAGCTGAAGTTCTTAGACTTGAAAACAAAAAGAACTTTTCGCTTTGTAGTGTTCAAGATTGAGGAGAAGCAGAAGCAAGTTATAGTGGAGAAGCTCGGTGAGCCGTCAGAGGGATATGAAGAATTCACTGCCTGCCTTCCCGCTGACGAGTGTCGTTATGCAGTTTATGACTATGATTTTCTGACTCCAGAAAATGTACCAAAAAGCAGGATTTTCTTCGTTGCGTG GTCACCTGATACTGCACGGGTGAGGAGCAAAATGATTTATGCAAGTTCTAAAGACAGATTCAAGAGGGAACTGGATGGCATTCAGATTGAGTTGCAAGCAACTGATCCAACTGAAATGGGACTTGATGTGTTCAAAAGCCGAGCCGGTTAA